In the Candidatus Poribacteria bacterium genome, one interval contains:
- a CDS encoding dihydrolipoamide acetyltransferase family protein, whose product MAVELRMLQMDQTMTKGKIGKWLVKEGDTVTQGQPLLEIETDKVVHEQESPTDGVIAQLFAEEGANVPVNALLAIIGAPGEEVARVEVDTAAEQQQEPEQEEPVQPAQPKATPSTPTVAPKASPAARQLAEKLAIDLTEVKASGPGGRILESDVQRYIDLREPVPAPTETTRLKASPLARRLAKEHGVDLSAIAGSGPDGRVVRDDVLQAASAAPEIPVVETPALQQATEVIPMDGIREIIAERMTMSVQTNASVTLHTEVDATAFVELREMLNDKLQAREVSLTYTDLLVKVVANALREHPRLNATLTDEGIHLLPEVNIGVAVALEDGLVVPVVRNADKERLSEISAQVRGFAERARSNQLTPGELQGGTFTITNLGNFGIDAFTPIINPPESAILGVGRILKKPVVHEDEIVARSMLTLSLTFDHRVIDGAPAAQFLQTVSNYIQDPYLLLV is encoded by the coding sequence ATGGCAGTAGAATTGAGAATGCTTCAGATGGATCAGACGATGACCAAGGGAAAGATCGGAAAATGGCTTGTCAAGGAAGGCGATACCGTCACGCAGGGACAACCCCTGCTGGAGATTGAAACCGATAAGGTCGTCCATGAACAGGAATCCCCTACCGACGGTGTGATCGCGCAATTGTTTGCTGAGGAAGGTGCAAATGTCCCCGTCAACGCCTTATTAGCAATTATCGGCGCACCCGGAGAAGAGGTCGCACGCGTTGAGGTGGATACCGCGGCGGAACAGCAGCAAGAACCAGAACAAGAAGAACCGGTGCAACCCGCACAACCGAAGGCAACACCATCAACGCCGACAGTTGCCCCAAAAGCCTCACCAGCAGCACGCCAACTTGCCGAAAAACTCGCTATTGATCTGACCGAAGTCAAAGCCTCGGGACCCGGCGGACGCATCCTTGAAAGCGATGTCCAACGATATATTGACTTAAGAGAACCAGTTCCCGCTCCAACTGAAACGACGCGCCTTAAAGCATCACCGCTTGCCCGACGATTGGCGAAGGAGCATGGCGTTGATCTTAGCGCAATTGCCGGTTCAGGACCCGATGGCAGAGTCGTCCGGGATGATGTATTGCAAGCAGCCAGCGCAGCACCCGAAATCCCTGTTGTGGAGACGCCAGCACTCCAGCAGGCAACAGAGGTTATCCCTATGGATGGCATCCGTGAGATTATCGCAGAACGGATGACCATGAGCGTTCAAACCAATGCCAGCGTCACACTCCACACCGAGGTTGACGCAACAGCTTTCGTCGAATTACGCGAGATGCTCAACGATAAACTACAAGCAAGAGAGGTAAGCCTTACCTACACCGATCTACTTGTGAAGGTTGTCGCGAATGCCTTGCGGGAACACCCACGACTCAACGCAACGCTCACGGATGAAGGGATTCATCTGTTGCCCGAAGTTAACATTGGGGTAGCAGTTGCCTTGGAGGATGGATTGGTAGTGCCGGTCGTTCGGAACGCGGACAAGGAAAGGTTATCGGAAATCTCCGCGCAGGTAAGAGGTTTCGCTGAGCGCGCACGCAGTAATCAACTAACACCCGGCGAACTTCAGGGTGGGACCTTTACCATTACCAATCTTGGAAACTTTGGGATTGATGCGTTCACACCTATCATCAACCCGCCGGAGAGTGCTATTCTTGGGGTGGGACGGATTCTCAAGAAGCCGGTCGTTCACGAAGATGAGATTGTTGCTCGGAGTATGCTGACGTTAAGTCTGACGTTCGATCACCGTGTGATAGACGGCGCACCTGCAGCACAGTTCCTGCAAACGGTTTCTAACTATATTCAAGATCCGTATTTATTATTGGTGTAG
- a CDS encoding Gfo/Idh/MocA family oxidoreductase, whose amino-acid sequence MAKRTCLMIGGSGMAGGWINNFTTNFDDRIEIVGLADVNTDVLTAQGEALGLSTSQLFTDFNEACATVKADFCGIAVPPQFHSPAAIAAMENGMPVICEKPIADTLDAAKAMVRTAQKTGLPCAIIQNYRYADNKQELIRIRDEGRLGRLQHIVGRYACDYRRYLSWGRDWRHDMDFGLLFEGSVHHLDMLRFLSGGDCETLIGFGWNPEWSSFQHYSSGFYMMRMDNGVHTSYEGNSSAAGIVNCWNHEHYRAEFEEGAVEIAGGNQMTIHRVGGETEVYEAPGIPYQAHQHLFDEFLNWLDGGEPSDTRVEDNIKSFVLVIAAMETTLDGQPKQIADYLSDLEL is encoded by the coding sequence TGATTGGTGGAAGTGGTATGGCTGGTGGCTGGATCAACAATTTCACGACTAATTTCGACGATCGAATTGAAATTGTTGGTTTAGCAGATGTGAATACAGATGTCCTCACAGCACAGGGCGAAGCGTTAGGACTTAGCACCTCCCAACTCTTCACGGACTTTAACGAGGCGTGTGCAACGGTCAAGGCAGACTTCTGTGGCATTGCTGTCCCACCGCAATTCCATAGCCCCGCCGCGATTGCTGCTATGGAAAACGGGATGCCCGTTATCTGCGAAAAACCGATTGCAGACACTTTAGATGCAGCAAAGGCGATGGTGCGCACTGCTCAAAAGACCGGGTTGCCGTGCGCTATTATCCAAAATTATCGTTATGCTGATAATAAGCAGGAATTAATCCGTATCCGTGATGAAGGCAGATTGGGAAGACTTCAGCATATTGTCGGTCGATACGCGTGCGATTACCGTCGTTATCTCTCATGGGGAAGGGATTGGCGGCACGATATGGATTTCGGGCTTCTTTTTGAAGGGTCCGTCCATCACCTTGATATGCTTCGGTTCCTCTCTGGTGGTGATTGTGAAACCCTGATCGGGTTTGGGTGGAATCCCGAATGGTCGAGTTTCCAACATTACTCCAGCGGGTTCTATATGATGCGGATGGACAACGGTGTCCATACCTCTTATGAAGGCAACAGTTCAGCGGCTGGTATCGTCAACTGTTGGAACCATGAGCATTATCGCGCCGAGTTTGAAGAGGGTGCCGTCGAAATCGCAGGTGGAAACCAAATGACGATCCATCGTGTCGGTGGTGAAACAGAAGTTTATGAAGCACCGGGAATCCCCTATCAAGCGCATCAGCACCTGTTTGATGAATTCCTGAATTGGCTTGACGGTGGTGAACCTTCTGATACGCGGGTTGAAGACAACATCAAGAGTTTCGTACTTGTCATCGCCGCGATGGAGACAACCCTTGATGGACAACCGAAACAGATCGCTGATTATCTAAGTGATTTGGAACTTTGA
- a CDS encoding type II toxin-antitoxin system VapC family toxin, which translates to MNQSGSYLLDTNIVIAIFADEVMVQERRQNVDKVFLPSTAIGELYYGARKSDRPTENLAKINEIVQQIRIIPCNLGTARWYGIIRDQLRRKGRPIPDNDIWIAAIAMQRGLILVTRDAHFDEVESLQTEYW; encoded by the coding sequence ATGAATCAGAGTGGTAGTTATCTATTAGACACCAACATCGTTATTGCAATATTTGCTGATGAAGTGATGGTTCAAGAGAGAAGACAAAACGTGGATAAAGTGTTTTTACCTTCGACTGCGATCGGCGAGCTCTATTATGGAGCGAGGAAATCAGATAGACCTACAGAAAATTTAGCAAAGATCAATGAAATCGTCCAACAAATCCGGATTATACCTTGTAATTTGGGAACAGCACGATGGTACGGAATCATCAGAGATCAGCTGCGAAGAAAAGGCCGTCCTATCCCGGACAATGACATCTGGATTGCTGCAATTGCGATGCAACGCGGACTAATTCTCGTCACACGAGACGCACATTTTGATGAAGTCGAATCTCTACAGACAGAATACTGGTAG